GCCAAAGATGGTGAAGAAATCATCACATTGTATTTTCCTAAATCTGACTCTGATTGCGGTACTGTTTTCCCAGTCAAACGCGCTGTCACACCGAGTGATGATTTTTATGGTCAAATTATATTATCTGATATGTCTGGCCCAGCTGATACCGAAACTGGCTACACCTCGGCTATACCGTCTGGTTTGCACTTACGCCGGGTCGAATATACCGGTTCCGGCCCGGTGGTATATGTTGATGAAGCGTATGATAGCCTAGATGCCTGTGCTAAACAAACCGCCTCGGCTCAGCTGATTGAAACCGCCAATGCCATGTTTGATTTACCTGAAGGTACCTCCGGTGAGGTCATTGTCGGCACACCGCCTGAAGATACCACCGATACAACCAATACAAATAGCGATACAAACAGCAACACCAACACGAATTATTAAACCCTGACATAAAAACAAGCAGCGGGCGAATATTATTCGCCCACTGCTTGTTTTTGTTTTTTATTATGTTTAACTTTTATAACCCCAAATCGATGCGTACCTCGGCTTTTGGCAAGAACGATAGATCATTCCCCACTAAGGCTAAACCGGTACTATCCTTTGGCACGGTAAAATAACCATCCCATTCCACTGTTTGGGTTGGTTGCACACTGATGTAGATAGGAGATTTATCGCTATCAACATAAATAGTGGTATCGGTTGAGGCATCAAATTGATTCTCATCAGCATCAATTACATATATACCTCTAGTGGTGACGGTACCAGATTCTTTACTATTATTAGTGACCGTTCCTTTGATATGTAACCAGGTGAACCCTTCGGCGGCTGGGGTATCTTCGGCAATAATTTTCCATTCAGGCAGTGTAGCTGAAGCTGGAATAACATCCATTTGTTCAACCAATGTGACTTTATGAATAACGTCACCAGCTGGTGCATCCTCACCAACGGCATAGGTTTTTGGAGCAGCCGTATCAGCCGAGGGTTGATTAGTTGAACCAGTCTTTGGTGCAGTGTTTGTCTTAGTAGTCGGCAAACAACCAACACCAGTCACCACAACGGTGGCTACCAGCAAGGCGGTTAATGTGTATGATGTGCGCATACGTCTTGAGTGTTTTAAAAATTAGGTTTTATGCTTTGAATAATACAACCCCGCTGATTACGGGGTTGTATGGCTAACCGTCAATCTAGTATTTAGAGAACGGCATCTTTAGCTTGTTTGGCGACACGGAATTTCAGCACAGTTTTGGCTGGAATTTGAATTTGTGCACCAGTGGCTGGATTGCGACCCACCCGGGCAGCGCGATGTTTTTTCTGTAATTTACCCAAGCCTGGCAAGGTAATCTCACCGGCTTCCTTGGTTTGCTTGTAGATCATGTCTACGAGCATGTCCCACATGGAGACAACTTGCTTCTTGTTTAAACCTGCTTTTTCAGACAGGGCGGCCATGAATTGGCTTTTGGTCATTGGCTTTGCCATAATGATACGGTTAATAATTGTTTAAAATACTCTACAGAACGGAATAATACACTATTGCACGGTAATATGTCCAGTCCAAACGGCCAATATCTATTGGGTACGCTCCTCTAAAGTAACAAAGATATCTTTTTCTTCACCATCGTGTAAGACCTGCAAAGTAACTTTATCCCCCACCTTGTATTGGGAAATTAGGGTAGTTAAATCGTGTTTTTCATCCAATGTTTGATCATTTATCTTAAGAATAATGTCATTTTCCTGTATCCCGGCTTTGTCGGCTGGGGAACTGGGAACAACGGCTAAATCTGTTGGGTCTTGGCCACGCAACACTAAGGCGCCGGCATCAACTGGTAGATTGTTCTTCTTTTTAAGATCAGGGGTGATATTCATATATCTAACTCCCAAATATGATCGACTGATTTTACCAGTGGTTTTGACAGTTTCAAAGGTACTTTTTACCAAATTACCGGGTAACGCAAAACCAATATTTTCGGCTTGAGCCATGGCCACATTTACGCCAATAACCTTACCGGATAAATCTAGTAATGGGCCACCGGAATTACCTAAATTAATCGCGGCATCAGTTTGTACCAGACCCTGTAATTGTTCTGCCTTACCTGAACCATCTCCCGCTTGAATTGACCGAGCTAAACCCGACACAATGCCAACCGACACCGAATTGCTAAATTCACCTAAGGCGTTACCAATGGCAATGGTGGTTTGCCCTACATTTAATTGATCAGAATCACCAAATTCCAGAAAGGTAAAATCATTCCCGTCGATTTTTATAATAGCAATATCATTGGCCGGATCACGCGCCACTACGATAGCCGGATATTTGGTACCATCATTGGCATAAACAGTATAATCAGCCGTATCATCAGATACAACGTGTTTGTTAGTCACAATATAGCCATCGGCTGATACTAAAAACCCTGAGCCACTACTAACTTCCTGTTTTTGCGTACCATTTTGTCGATACTGCGGCATGGAAAAACCAAAGAAATCCTGTTGATCATAATATTGTTCATACACCGGCACATCTTGAGTAGCCACAATCGACACCACAGCTGGCTTAACTTTATCTACTACTGTGACAACTTGATTATCACGATCGGCTACCGGTGCCACGCTCACGGCTGAGCTGGTAGTGCTTGAGACTGGAGCTGGTAATACTTTCCACACTGCCTCAGGTTTATACAGGAAACAAGCCAGTATGGCACCAACCAATAGTGCTGTACCCAGCAAGCCACTAATAAATCCAAGAAAAATTGTTGCGCTGATAGTTTTTATAGTCATATACCCAAAGTATACAACTCACCCAAATACTATCAAGTGTAGTAGATGTGGAAAACTCTAACTGTGCCCCCGAGAAGAATCGAACTTCTATCGCAAGATCCGGAATCTTGTGTCCTATCCATTGAACGACGGAGGCGAAAGAGCTGTTCTATCCTAATATATATCGCTTAATTTTACCAGGCTAGACTTTTAGTACGCGTGGTTGTTCGACAATATATGGAACATTTTTTTCAGATGATTCTGGTTTATTTATCCTTTCTATTTCGGCTTTTTCATTGTAATTAAACAAGCCTTGCACTAACCGTAGATTATGAAGATTATCACGACTAGTTGGTAATGGCTCACCACTGTGTCTTTTTGCCTCAGCTAGTAACAAACTTAAATTGATTAGAATCAACACAACGGCGCGCGGAAATTGATTCGCTATTTTTGCATTTACATCAGGCATCTCATCTTTGGCTGTAATAATTAGATCGATCGCTCGCGAGATATCATGTACAGTATCATCTATAATTGGATCAGATGTTAATATGTGATGAGAAATATTTTCTAATAATTGTCTGAATTCTCGACCGGCTGGAGACATTTTCCAAGCCGCGGTTAACTCTGTTACTCCTGGTAATGTTACCTCCTGCTTGCGCCGTTTTCCAGAGGTATAGACATTTATATTTTTTGTCCGCTCAGCATGAGTGGCTAAACGCTTTATTGTATCAGCGGCTGAACGCATAATTGTCTGAGCAGCAAATTCTTCCATAAATCGAGCGGCTTGCTCCATAGCATGAGCTGGGCTATAAAAACCATCAGCGGCGTCTGGCGGTAACTCAGGCACATGCTGGGCAACAAATTCACGCACCTTGTGGGCAGTATCTCTAATGGTAACAACTGGTTTTGGTACCGTTAATACCTCTATCATGGCATCATGTATACCATTACCACTTATCATGGTACGTTCGCGTTTTGGATGTGGTTCACCTCGTCTAACAGACATAATAATAATGACAGATTATATCAAGAATAATTTTTTACCATCGCCCGCCGCCACCACCGCCAAAACCACCACCGGAGAACCCTCCCGAGCTAAAGCCGCCACCACCGGAACGCCCTGAGGCCGGGGCTTTGAAGCTATTAGTGGTATGACTAGCGGATAACAAAGCTGAGTTTAACAACATCAAATTAGCTCCATGTA
The genomic region above belongs to Patescibacteria group bacterium and contains:
- a CDS encoding HU family DNA-binding protein, encoding MAKPMTKSQFMAALSEKAGLNKKQVVSMWDMLVDMIYKQTKEAGEITLPGLGKLQKKHRAARVGRNPATGAQIQIPAKTVLKFRVAKQAKDAVL
- a CDS encoding DUF4352 domain-containing protein; this encodes MRTSYTLTALLVATVVVTGVGCLPTTKTNTAPKTGSTNQPSADTAAPKTYAVGEDAPAGDVIHKVTLVEQMDVIPASATLPEWKIIAEDTPAAEGFTWLHIKGTVTNNSKESGTVTTRGIYVIDADENQFDASTDTTIYVDSDKSPIYISVQPTQTVEWDGYFTVPKDSTGLALVGNDLSFLPKAEVRIDLGL
- a CDS encoding trypsin-like peptidase domain-containing protein, with product MTIKTISATIFLGFISGLLGTALLVGAILACFLYKPEAVWKVLPAPVSSTTSSAVSVAPVADRDNQVVTVVDKVKPAVVSIVATQDVPVYEQYYDQQDFFGFSMPQYRQNGTQKQEVSSGSGFLVSADGYIVTNKHVVSDDTADYTVYANDGTKYPAIVVARDPANDIAIIKIDGNDFTFLEFGDSDQLNVGQTTIAIGNALGEFSNSVSVGIVSGLARSIQAGDGSGKAEQLQGLVQTDAAINLGNSGGPLLDLSGKVIGVNVAMAQAENIGFALPGNLVKSTFETVKTTGKISRSYLGVRYMNITPDLKKKNNLPVDAGALVLRGQDPTDLAVVPSSPADKAGIQENDIILKINDQTLDEKHDLTTLISQYKVGDKVTLQVLHDGEEKDIFVTLEERTQ